A region from the Brachyspira hampsonii genome encodes:
- the bioB gene encoding biotin synthase BioB yields MSNIDLIIKEEINIEELRNKIINGYNITKEEAMQLVEAPLDNLCFLANRIRKHFCSNVFDMCSIINAKSGKCSENCKFCAQSSHYDTKCDEYDILNKEEILEQGKSDFDKGVLRYSIVTSGRALYGKEIDEVYNAIETLNKETDGYVCASLGLLDEEGFKKMKGAGLRRVHNNLEASRNFFPNVCTTHSYDDKIKAIKAAQKAGMVVCSGGIMGMGETWEDRIDMALELRDLGIMSIPVNMLNPIASTPFENIKPLTEDDMKRIVAIYRFINPKAFIRLAGGRGLLKDKGRACFLSGANAAITGDMLTTAGISIETDKKMAEDLGYKIILTED; encoded by the coding sequence ATGAGTAATATAGATTTAATTATAAAAGAAGAAATAAATATTGAAGAATTAAGAAATAAAATAATTAATGGATATAATATAACCAAAGAAGAGGCTATGCAGTTAGTTGAAGCACCATTAGATAATTTATGTTTTTTAGCTAATAGAATAAGAAAACATTTCTGTTCTAATGTATTTGATATGTGTTCTATAATAAACGCCAAAAGCGGAAAATGTTCTGAAAACTGTAAATTCTGTGCTCAGTCATCTCACTATGATACAAAATGCGATGAATATGATATTCTAAATAAAGAAGAAATTTTGGAGCAGGGAAAAAGCGATTTTGATAAAGGAGTTTTAAGATACTCTATAGTAACATCAGGCAGAGCATTATACGGAAAAGAGATTGATGAAGTATATAATGCAATAGAAACTCTTAATAAAGAAACAGACGGATATGTATGTGCATCTTTGGGACTTTTAGATGAAGAAGGGTTTAAAAAGATGAAAGGAGCCGGACTTAGAAGAGTGCATAATAATTTGGAAGCCTCAAGAAACTTCTTTCCTAATGTTTGTACTACTCATAGTTATGATGATAAAATTAAAGCAATAAAAGCGGCACAAAAAGCCGGAATGGTTGTATGCAGCGGAGGCATTATGGGAATGGGAGAAACTTGGGAAGACAGAATTGACATGGCTTTAGAATTAAGAGATTTAGGCATTATGTCTATTCCTGTTAATATGCTTAATCCTATAGCAAGCACTCCTTTTGAAAATATTAAGCCTCTCACTGAAGATGATATGAAAAGAATAGTAGCAATATACAGATTTATTAACCCTAAAGCATTTATAAGACTTGCAGGCGGAAGAGGACTTTTAAAAGATAAAGGAAGAGCATGCTTCTTATCCGGGGCAAATGCAGCCATAACAGGAGATATGCTCACCACTGCCGGAATATCTATAGAAACAGATAAAAAAATGGCTGAAGATTTGGGATATAAAATTATTTTAACTGAAGATTAA
- a CDS encoding phage replication initiation protein, NGO0469 family — protein MEVTSKAGYEQPKAGLIKAVCLTVADGRYDCSDYKGIKYWSRRVFLIFEINQKITRGEVQFIGKNMVISKEYTLSSSPDSRFRKDLEHWRGVRFGERVNNDGTVTLMTKKINNETGQVEETEFKTESLEGIHCMLKLEDIGKEKSYIAITEIYKLPKGESGMIRENNIGYLPDGLARKIALRPEVNPDELSEPIRGYSDAYLGEEDDEEVSF, from the coding sequence ATGGAAGTAACAAGCAAAGCAGGTTATGAACAGCCTAAAGCAGGTTTGATTAAAGCAGTTTGTCTGACAGTAGCAGACGGACGTTATGATTGTTCTGATTATAAAGGAATAAAGTATTGGTCAAGAAGAGTATTTTTAATTTTTGAGATAAATCAAAAAATTACAAGAGGTGAAGTACAGTTTATCGGTAAAAATATGGTGATAAGTAAAGAGTACACATTATCATCAAGCCCTGATTCAAGATTTAGGAAAGATTTAGAACATTGGAGGGGGGTAAGATTCGGAGAGAGAGTAAATAATGACGGCACGGTTACACTGATGACAAAAAAAATAAATAATGAAACTGGACAAGTAGAAGAAACAGAGTTTAAAACAGAAAGTTTGGAAGGTATACATTGTATGCTGAAGCTAGAAGATATAGGTAAAGAAAAAAGCTATATTGCTATTACTGAAATATATAAACTTCCTAAAGGCGAATCAGGTATGATAAGAGAAAATAATATCGGATATTTGCCTGACGGCTTGGCTAGAAAAATAGCTTTAAGACCTGAAGTAAACCCTGATGAATTATCTGAACCTATAAGAGGATATTCTGATGCATATTTGGGTGAAGAAGATGATGAAGAAGTATCATTTTAA
- a CDS encoding Hsp20/alpha crystallin family protein, with amino-acid sequence MTKRLFFPALHSMLDDFRSFDEAFGNLYSNDEVRKLSHYNIEEDDKSYTIEMDMPGVRKEDLEIGIKENVLSIYAERKKVSKQKLENSENKEENDSGNEVIVSKYEQSFNISTKGIDVENIEANLTDGVLKIVLPKKEEVKYEKKINIG; translated from the coding sequence ATGACTAAAAGATTATTTTTTCCAGCTTTACATTCTATGTTAGATGATTTTAGAAGTTTTGATGAGGCATTCGGCAATTTATACAGCAATGATGAGGTGAGAAAATTATCTCATTACAATATAGAAGAAGATGATAAGAGCTATACTATAGAGATGGATATGCCGGGTGTGAGAAAAGAAGATTTAGAAATAGGTATAAAAGAAAATGTACTTTCTATATATGCTGAACGCAAAAAAGTAAGTAAACAAAAACTTGAAAATAGTGAAAATAAAGAGGAAAATGACAGCGGCAATGAAGTAATAGTTTCTAAATATGAACAGAGCTTTAATATCAGCACAAAAGGAATTGATGTTGAGAATATAGAAGCTAATTTGACAGACGGGGTTTTAAAAATAGTTCTTCCTAAAAAAGAAGAAGTAAAATATGAGAAAAAAATAAATATAGGCTGA
- a CDS encoding aminotransferase class I/II-fold pyridoxal phosphate-dependent enzyme: MNKKIFLDKNENPYKPSKNIIKELEKFDIESLRFFPEYSPQKLDEQIAKYLNIENDNIISVNGMYEAFACIINSYDKYKIFLQEPYRDLYIMIFSYYKMHYDVIKAREDYNISLKNNIKNKNSIIIASNPNAETGMFINIKEIEEFLKEYEGIYVIDESYINFAGESAVKLINEYKNLIIIRSIAHSHSISGLNINFIVSSSENIENMSKLRQKYSVNKISETIMTAALQDEKTSYNNIFDIVLERERLDTILSKEGFIVIPSKANFLLIKHVNKESDYIYEELIKRNIFVKKYDKENILSDFLRVTISAHKINNILINTLKDILYNN, translated from the coding sequence ATGAACAAAAAAATTTTTTTAGATAAAAATGAAAATCCATACAAGCCGTCAAAAAATATTATTAAAGAGCTTGAGAAATTTGATATTGAGTCTCTAAGATTTTTTCCTGAGTACAGCCCTCAGAAATTAGACGAGCAAATTGCTAAATATCTTAATATAGAAAATGATAATATAATTTCTGTTAATGGTATGTATGAGGCTTTTGCATGCATTATCAACTCTTATGATAAATATAAAATATTTCTTCAGGAGCCTTACAGAGATTTATATATCATGATTTTTTCGTATTATAAAATGCATTATGATGTGATTAAAGCTAGAGAAGATTATAATATTTCTCTTAAAAACAATATCAAAAATAAAAATTCAATTATAATAGCAAGCAATCCTAATGCTGAAACCGGTATGTTTATAAATATAAAAGAAATAGAAGAGTTTTTAAAAGAGTATGAAGGAATATATGTTATAGATGAATCATATATCAATTTTGCCGGTGAAAGTGCTGTCAAATTAATTAATGAATATAAAAATTTAATTATAATAAGATCCATTGCACATTCTCATTCTATATCAGGACTTAATATTAACTTTATAGTATCTAGTTCAGAAAATATAGAAAATATGTCAAAATTAAGACAGAAATACTCAGTAAATAAAATCTCTGAAACTATAATGACAGCAGCCTTGCAAGATGAAAAAACTTCGTATAATAATATATTCGATATAGTTTTGGAAAGAGAGAGATTGGATACAATATTAAGCAAAGAAGGTTTTATCGTAATACCTTCAAAAGCAAATTTCCTCTTAATAAAACATGTAAATAAAGAATCTGATTATATATACGAAGAACTTATAAAAAGAAATATATTCGTAAAAAAATATGATAAAGAAAACATACTATCTGATTTTCTAAGAGTTACAATATCCGCTCATAAAATAAATAATATCCTTATAAATACATTAAAAGATATTTTATATAATAATTAA
- the bioA gene encoding adenosylmethionine--8-amino-7-oxononanoate transaminase: MTLEEKDLKYIWHPCSQMKDYKELPPIIIDRANGIYLYDKNGKEYIDIVSSWWCNLLGHCNEKINASIKSQLDRLEHVIFANFSHEGAIKLCEELVKILPKGLSKFNFSDNGSSSVEAALKMAFQYHHQIGNTKKIKFMCFTDGYHGETIGALSVGSLDLYAKIYKPMLMETIHIEAPDCYRCKYNQNRETCKCECFLDAEKKFEKYADETCAVIIEPLLQASAGMRIYPPLYLKKLRELCDKYNVVFIADEIATNFGRTGKMFACDHANISPDIMCVSKGLTGGYMPMAITITTDKIYNAFYADYNEGKAFMHSHTYSGNPLGCSAALAVQKVLREDNILNKAQIRAKYLNNKLKEKLLNHTNIGEIRNIGLINAIELVTDKNTKEGFDSKLRMGYQIYKKALQRGLLLRPLGNVIYFNPPIIINEEEIDKAVDLCVKSINDILG, encoded by the coding sequence ATGACATTAGAAGAAAAGGATTTAAAATATATTTGGCATCCTTGTTCGCAGATGAAAGATTATAAGGAACTTCCTCCTATAATAATAGACAGAGCAAATGGAATATATCTTTATGATAAAAATGGAAAAGAATATATTGATATTGTAAGTTCTTGGTGGTGCAATCTGCTTGGACATTGCAATGAAAAAATAAATGCTTCTATAAAATCACAGCTTGACAGATTAGAGCATGTAATATTTGCAAACTTCTCACATGAAGGAGCTATTAAACTATGCGAAGAGCTTGTAAAAATACTTCCTAAAGGACTTAGTAAATTTAATTTTTCAGATAATGGCTCATCATCAGTAGAAGCAGCATTAAAAATGGCTTTTCAGTATCATCATCAAATAGGCAATACCAAAAAGATAAAGTTTATGTGCTTTACTGACGGTTATCATGGAGAAACTATAGGGGCATTATCCGTTGGAAGTTTGGACTTGTATGCCAAAATATACAAGCCTATGCTTATGGAAACTATACATATAGAAGCACCTGACTGTTATAGATGCAAATATAATCAAAATAGAGAAACTTGCAAATGCGAATGCTTTTTAGATGCAGAAAAAAAATTTGAAAAATATGCTGATGAAACTTGTGCTGTTATAATAGAGCCTTTGCTTCAGGCTTCTGCTGGAATGAGAATATATCCTCCGCTTTATTTAAAAAAGTTAAGAGAGCTTTGTGATAAATATAATGTAGTTTTTATAGCTGATGAAATAGCCACAAATTTCGGACGCACAGGAAAGATGTTTGCATGCGATCATGCCAATATAAGCCCTGATATAATGTGCGTTTCAAAAGGTTTAACAGGCGGATACATGCCTATGGCTATAACAATCACAACAGATAAAATATACAATGCCTTTTATGCTGACTATAATGAAGGCAAGGCTTTTATGCATAGCCATACCTATAGCGGAAATCCTCTAGGCTGTTCTGCTGCTTTGGCGGTACAAAAAGTTTTAAGAGAAGATAATATTCTAAATAAGGCACAAATAAGAGCAAAATATTTAAATAATAAATTAAAAGAAAAATTATTAAATCATACAAATATAGGAGAGATTAGAAATATAGGACTTATTAATGCTATCGAATTAGTTACTGATAAAAATACAAAAGAAGGTTTTGATTCTAAACTTAGAATGGGTTATCAAATATATAAAAAAGCACTTCAGAGAGGATTATTATTAAGACCTTTGGGTAATGTTATATATTTTAATCCGCCCATTATAATTAATGAAGAAGAGATAGATAAGGCTGTTGATTTATGTGTAAAATCGATAAATGATATTTTAGGTTAA
- a CDS encoding DUF4406 domain-containing protein, whose amino-acid sequence MEKIKIYLSGAITGRENYEQEFYEARDKVADFMKSRNIDCEVIVPCDYDYLNKTGIWEEYLKNDIKLLLDSDCLIDIENESYESKGAMLEKRICLSLGIPKYASIKYNM is encoded by the coding sequence ATGGAGAAAATAAAAATATATTTAAGCGGTGCTATAACAGGTAGAGAAAACTATGAACAAGAGTTTTATGAGGCAAGGGATAAAGTTGCTGACTTTATGAAAAGCAGAAATATTGACTGCGAAGTTATAGTGCCTTGTGATTATGATTATCTTAATAAAACTGGAATATGGGAAGAGTATCTAAAAAATGACATTAAATTATTACTAGATAGTGATTGTTTAATAGACATAGAAAATGAAAGCTATGAATCGAAAGGTGCTATGCTTGAAAAAAGGATATGTTTGTCTTTGGGTATACCTAAATATGCCTCTATTAAATATAATATGTAA
- a CDS encoding biotin--[acetyl-CoA-carboxylase] ligase, with translation MRKNLKENIISILESNKGLFISGEKLANNLNVSRAAVWKVIKSLKDEGYDILSVSNKGYALSKETDILSSKIIKDNMTKYRDKFRFLIYKTVESTNTIARGMAINGAESGTVVIAEEQTSGYGRNGKSFFSPYGTGIYMSIILNLKKEKKIFNSSFITTAAAMAVSKSIEEISNENTQIKWVNDVFINDKKVCGILTEGAFSFEDGKLDYAVIGIGINVNFPKNGFPEEINNIAISINNTQNSKDIRNILIAKILERIYEYYFNNASFYDEYKKRSFLIGKKVLLNIDNQEHIVKVLDIDKTFALIAEFQDGKVDRIVSGSINHRLS, from the coding sequence ATGAGAAAAAATTTAAAAGAAAATATAATATCAATATTAGAATCCAATAAGGGTTTATTTATATCCGGAGAAAAGCTCGCTAATAATCTCAATGTAAGCAGAGCGGCTGTTTGGAAAGTGATAAAATCTCTAAAAGATGAAGGATACGATATTCTTTCTGTATCAAATAAAGGCTATGCACTCTCAAAAGAAACTGACATCTTATCATCAAAAATAATAAAAGATAATATGACTAAATATAGAGATAAATTCAGATTCTTGATATACAAAACCGTAGAATCAACAAACACTATAGCAAGAGGAATGGCAATAAACGGGGCTGAAAGCGGAACCGTAGTAATTGCAGAAGAGCAGACAAGCGGATACGGAAGAAACGGAAAATCTTTTTTCTCTCCCTATGGTACAGGCATATATATGAGCATTATACTTAATCTAAAAAAAGAAAAAAAGATTTTTAACAGTTCTTTTATAACTACTGCAGCAGCTATGGCGGTGTCAAAATCTATAGAAGAAATTTCAAATGAAAATACACAGATAAAATGGGTTAATGATGTATTTATTAATGATAAAAAAGTATGCGGAATACTTACCGAAGGGGCTTTCAGTTTTGAAGACGGAAAACTTGATTATGCTGTTATAGGAATAGGTATAAATGTTAATTTCCCTAAAAACGGCTTTCCTGAAGAGATAAATAATATAGCTATTTCAATTAATAATACACAAAACAGCAAAGATATAAGAAATATTTTAATAGCCAAAATATTAGAAAGAATATATGAATACTATTTTAATAATGCTTCATTCTATGATGAATATAAAAAAAGGTCTTTTTTAATAGGAAAAAAAGTTTTGCTTAATATAGATAATCAGGAGCATATAGTAAAAGTATTGGATATAGATAAAACTTTTGCTCTTATAGCAGAATTTCAGGACGGCAAAGTAGACAGAATAGTATCAGGAAGTATAAATCATAGATTATCATAA
- a CDS encoding DNA adenine methylase translates to MKYMGSKNRIAKYILPFILEHKNEVKYYFEPFVGGANVICKVDNSLIKKGSDLNPYLIALLKALQNEQWNYPDEYDNEYYKYVRDHKYEFDPAIVGFIGFNCYGARFFEGFCRDSLGKRNYYKEYCSNLEKQRVNLGNIEFICSDYKDVIFPDEPCIVYCDPPYSNTKKYKYNDINYEEFWNWCRTLSKKHFVYISSFDAPKDFKCIWEKERSISLTKNTGSKKNIERLFTKNI, encoded by the coding sequence ATGAAATATATGGGGAGTAAAAATAGAATAGCAAAATATATTTTACCTTTTATTTTAGAACATAAAAATGAAGTAAAGTATTATTTTGAGCCTTTTGTAGGCGGAGCTAATGTAATATGTAAGGTTGATAATTCTTTAATAAAAAAAGGCAGCGACTTAAATCCTTATTTAATAGCATTACTTAAAGCATTACAAAATGAACAATGGAATTACCCTGATGAATATGATAATGAGTATTATAAATATGTTAGGGATCATAAATATGAATTCGACCCTGCTATAGTTGGATTTATAGGCTTTAATTGTTATGGAGCTAGATTTTTTGAAGGATTTTGCAGAGATTCTTTAGGTAAAAGAAATTATTATAAAGAATATTGTAGTAATCTTGAAAAACAAAGAGTTAATTTAGGAAATATAGAGTTTATATGTTCTGATTATAAAGATGTAATATTTCCTGATGAACCTTGTATAGTGTATTGTGATCCTCCTTACTCTAATACTAAAAAATATAAATATAATGACATAAATTATGAAGAGTTTTGGAATTGGTGTAGAACATTATCTAAAAAACATTTCGTGTATATTTCAAGTTTTGATGCCCCTAAAGATTTTAAATGTATTTGGGAAAAAGAGAGGAGTATTTCTTTAACAAAAAATACAGGAAGTAAAAAAAATATTGAAAGACTATTTACTAAAAATATATAG
- the bioD gene encoding dethiobiotin synthase: MAKALFITATGTDIGKTYVSALIAKNMKDKGLNIGYYKAALSGSDDITDSDAWYVKEKANLKDSYDEMVSYTYKHAYSPHLAAQIEGNPPNMEFIKNAYKNIDKVHDYMIVEGSGGIICPIRYDNNKKIFLEDIIKELDLPSLIVADAGLGTINSTVLTIEYMRSKKLKINGVILNRFEIANEMHDDNKKMIEDITGIKIIGFVIDGILKLDDRNIENLFE, from the coding sequence ATGGCTAAAGCACTTTTTATAACTGCAACAGGTACAGATATAGGTAAAACTTATGTATCAGCATTAATCGCTAAAAACATGAAAGATAAAGGATTAAATATAGGTTATTATAAAGCAGCATTAAGCGGAAGTGATGATATAACAGACAGCGATGCTTGGTATGTAAAAGAAAAAGCAAATTTAAAAGATTCTTATGATGAAATGGTGTCATACACTTATAAGCATGCCTATTCCCCTCATTTGGCAGCACAAATTGAGGGGAATCCTCCCAATATGGAGTTTATAAAAAATGCTTATAAAAATATAGATAAAGTACATGATTATATGATAGTAGAAGGAAGCGGCGGTATAATATGCCCTATTCGATATGATAATAATAAAAAAATTTTTTTGGAAGATATCATAAAAGAACTTGACTTGCCTTCTTTAATAGTAGCTGATGCAGGACTTGGAACAATCAATTCTACTGTCTTAACTATAGAATATATGAGAAGTAAAAAATTAAAAATTAATGGTGTGATATTAAATAGATTTGAAATAGCAAATGAAATGCATGATGATAATAAAAAAATGATAGAAGATATTACGGGAATAAAAATTATAGGCTTTGTTATAGACGGTATTTTAAAATTAGATGATAGAAATATAGAAAATCTTTTTGAATAA
- a CDS encoding Hsp20/alpha crystallin family protein, protein MSRRIFVPTLHSIFSNANRCNSLGNCSPYGDYHNRVSNYRIEEDDKNYIIEMDMPGVKKEDLEIGIKENILSISAKRKKAVKTENGESKEEVISSYEQSFNISTKGIDVENIAANLNNGVLMVTLPKKEELKYEKKIEIKGE, encoded by the coding sequence ATGTCAAGAAGAATATTTGTACCAACATTACATTCAATTTTTTCAAATGCTAACAGATGCAATTCTTTAGGAAACTGCAGTCCTTATGGTGATTATCATAATAGAGTATCAAACTATAGAATAGAGGAAGATGATAAAAATTATATTATAGAGATGGATATGCCGGGAGTAAAAAAAGAGGATTTAGAAATAGGAATAAAAGAGAATATACTTTCTATTTCTGCTAAGAGGAAAAAAGCAGTAAAAACAGAAAACGGCGAATCAAAAGAGGAAGTTATTTCAAGCTATGAGCAAAGCTTTAATATCAGCACAAAAGGAATTGATGTTGAAAATATAGCGGCTAATTTGAATAACGGCGTTCTTATGGTAACACTTCCAAAGAAAGAAGAGCTTAAATATGAGAAAAAAATAGAGATAAAAGGAGAATAA
- a CDS encoding D-2-hydroxyacid dehydrogenase — MTKPKIAVLDGAILNPGDISWGEIESISDLTVYDRTDYDKVPEAAKDAWGILNSKVVIDRKLMKLLPNLRYIGMLATGYNCIDIEAAKELGITVTNVRGYGPQFVAQLVMAFVLSLSFRIVEHNNQVHNGDWVRCKDYSFSSYPLMEIENKTMGIFGFGDIGKEVAKMASAMGMKVLVYSRSKKENVENASSIDELFERSDFLSLNAPLNKETENIVNKDLLSKMKKTAFLINTSRGGLIVEKDLAYSLNNDIIAGAALDVLSKEPPTGDNPLLTAKNCYITPHFAGNTLEARTRLMHKVYENIKAFLEGNPINVLTK; from the coding sequence ATGACCAAACCTAAAATAGCAGTGCTTGACGGAGCTATATTGAATCCCGGAGATATATCTTGGGGCGAAATAGAAAGCATATCAGATTTAACAGTTTATGATAGAACCGATTATGATAAAGTGCCTGAAGCTGCTAAAGATGCTTGGGGTATATTGAACAGTAAAGTTGTTATTGATAGAAAATTAATGAAATTATTGCCTAATTTAAGATATATAGGAATGCTTGCAACAGGATATAACTGCATAGATATTGAAGCTGCTAAAGAATTGGGGATTACTGTTACAAATGTTAGGGGATACGGTCCTCAGTTTGTGGCTCAGCTTGTAATGGCTTTTGTATTATCGCTTTCTTTTAGGATAGTTGAACATAATAATCAGGTTCATAATGGCGATTGGGTAAGATGTAAGGATTATTCTTTTAGTTCTTATCCTTTAATGGAGATAGAAAATAAAACTATGGGTATATTTGGTTTCGGCGATATAGGAAAAGAAGTTGCCAAAATGGCTTCGGCTATGGGTATGAAAGTTTTAGTTTATTCAAGAAGCAAAAAAGAAAATGTTGAAAATGCTTCTAGTATAGATGAGCTTTTTGAGAGATCCGATTTCTTATCGCTCAATGCACCTTTAAATAAAGAAACAGAAAATATTGTCAATAAAGATTTGCTTTCAAAGATGAAAAAAACAGCATTTTTAATTAATACTTCAAGGGGAGGATTGATAGTTGAAAAAGATTTAGCATATTCTCTTAATAACGACATCATAGCAGGGGCAGCTTTAGATGTGCTTTCAAAAGAGCCGCCTACAGGAGATAATCCTCTGCTTACAGCTAAGAATTGTTATATAACTCCTCATTTTGCCGGAAATACTTTAGAGGCTAGAACAAGGCTTATGCATAAAGTTTATGAGAATATAAAGGCATTCTTGGAAGGAAATCCTATAAATGTTTTAACTAAATAA
- a CDS encoding winged helix DNA-binding protein — MNKKKVRETSIDCYNTTVKDMKANLYKEVLRAIRELKEPSTCREIANYLKMEASTISARINELKEQGVLLEAGKRKDKITNVTSIVLSINKNIQWSLF, encoded by the coding sequence ATGAATAAAAAGAAAGTGAGAGAAACCTCTATTGACTGCTATAACACTACTGTAAAAGATATGAAGGCTAATTTATACAAAGAAGTATTAAGAGCCATAAGAGAATTAAAAGAACCTTCTACATGCAGAGAAATAGCTAATTATCTAAAAATGGAGGCTTCTACAATATCGGCTAGGATAAATGAATTAAAAGAACAAGGCGTATTGCTTGAGGCAGGAAAAAGAAAAGACAAAATTACTAATGTAACAAGTATAGTTTTGAGTATTAATAAAAATATTCAGTGGAGCTTATTTTAA
- a CDS encoding peptide ABC transporter substrate-binding protein, whose product MLKKIIAFNLLILSIISCSKVSKKEINTNNDIVINLAPEPLTIDPTLNTDNLTMIYILHAFEGLTKKDANNKIIGGAAESWDINREGNIYTFHIRTNAKWNDGKSVTAKDFVYTWRRAVDPKTANKYSYYFEVIKNAKEVISGEKSIEELGVRAIDDYTFEAELNSPTAYFLELTAYPPFYPVREDIINKYGDEWTLKPESYIGNGAFKMTERNFDKSIILERNTNYWNNENIKPNKLTFLLMEEPNTSLAGVLNGSIHFAKPFPRNDIETLKKKGVVHIVPVAASYYYRFNLNNKEALKDNRVRRALSLAIDRDYIVKSITKCGERPAGSLVPYGINDVNVDFREKGGEHIISSNYQKNLEEAKKLLSQAGYKNGKNFPVIDLLIATREFDINIADAVQTMLKENLNIDVRIVKHEWASYLQNMYDRNFDLAVYLWYADYNDPINFLNIFKSDAPNNYGSYSNKAFDEYIDIASTNKNNNIRMHALHLAENIFMNDNSIVPIYFYSEALLVSPKLKNVEYDSQGLYRFFNAYLE is encoded by the coding sequence ATGCTTAAAAAAATAATTGCTTTCAATTTACTAATACTTTCGATAATATCATGTTCAAAAGTTTCAAAAAAAGAAATTAATACAAATAATGATATAGTTATAAATCTAGCCCCTGAACCTTTAACCATTGACCCAACTTTAAATACAGACAATCTTACTATGATATACATTCTTCATGCATTTGAAGGACTTACAAAAAAAGATGCAAATAATAAAATAATAGGCGGAGCAGCAGAAAGCTGGGATATTAACAGAGAAGGAAATATTTATACTTTTCATATAAGAACTAATGCCAAATGGAACGACGGAAAAAGTGTTACTGCAAAAGATTTTGTTTATACTTGGAGGCGTGCAGTTGACCCAAAAACCGCTAATAAATACAGCTATTATTTTGAAGTAATAAAAAATGCCAAAGAAGTAATAAGCGGTGAAAAATCTATAGAAGAACTTGGAGTTAGAGCAATAGATGATTATACTTTTGAAGCAGAGTTAAATAGTCCTACAGCGTACTTTTTAGAGCTTACAGCCTACCCTCCTTTTTATCCTGTACGAGAAGATATAATAAACAAATACGGTGATGAATGGACATTAAAGCCAGAAAGCTATATTGGAAATGGTGCTTTTAAGATGACAGAAAGAAACTTCGATAAAAGCATAATACTAGAGAGAAATACTAATTATTGGAATAATGAAAATATAAAGCCAAACAAATTAACTTTTCTTTTGATGGAAGAGCCTAATACTTCGCTTGCAGGAGTTCTTAATGGTTCTATTCATTTTGCAAAACCTTTTCCAAGAAATGATATAGAAACTCTAAAGAAAAAAGGAGTAGTTCATATAGTACCGGTTGCTGCCTCATACTACTATAGATTTAATTTAAACAATAAAGAAGCTTTAAAAGATAATAGAGTAAGACGTGCATTATCTTTGGCTATAGACAGAGATTATATAGTAAAATCAATAACAAAATGCGGAGAGCGTCCTGCTGGAAGTTTAGTTCCTTATGGAATTAATGATGTAAATGTAGATTTCAGAGAAAAAGGCGGAGAGCATATAATATCTTCCAACTATCAGAAAAATTTGGAAGAAGCTAAAAAATTATTATCGCAGGCTGGATATAAAAACGGTAAAAATTTCCCTGTTATTGATTTGCTTATAGCGACAAGAGAGTTTGATATAAATATTGCTGATGCTGTTCAGACTATGCTTAAAGAAAATTTAAATATCGATGTAAGGATAGTTAAGCATGAATGGGCTTCTTATCTTCAAAACATGTATGATAGAAATTTTGATTTAGCCGTTTATTTATGGTATGCCGATTATAATGATCCTATAAACTTTTTGAACATTTTTAAAAGTGATGCTCCAAACAATTACGGCTCATATTCAAATAAGGCTTTTGATGAATACATTGACATAGCCTCCACAAATAAAAATAATAATATAAGAATGCATGCACTTCATTTAGCAGAAAATATTTTTATGAATGACAATTCAATAGTACCAATATATTTTTATTCTGAAGCCTTGCTTGTTTCACCTAAACTAAAAAATGTTGAATATGATTCTCAGGGTTTATATAGATTTTTTAATGCATATTTAGAGTAG